The Athene noctua chromosome 8, bAthNoc1.hap1.1, whole genome shotgun sequence region TTTGCAATGCAGCTTTGTCCTTTTCCTTGGGCTTGCTCTTTTCCAGGAAGCCCAGTGAAGGAAGGAACCTGTGCTGTGGGGCTGCGCTTTTCCCCTCGGACTACGCTGCAGAGGAGAAACGGGAATCCAGACCATATGCGACCCCAGGCTGGGATCTCTGGGATCTCCCCCAACCTGATCTCAGGTTGCACCTCACTTAGGTGGTCAAATTTTGTGGATTGAATTCCTGAGACTGAGTTCCCTCTGCTCAGTTGAGGAGAGGCCCCCTGTCACCAGGCAGATGCTTTCATTCCAGCTCTGGCTTTGCAGCAAAAAGCCAAAACTGGGCGGGAAATTGGCCCCGTCTTGGTCCAGCCTGGTACTCTGCTGTGGTCACTGCTTCACGCTCAAGGACCAGGACCCTGAGGGGGACCCACAGTACCATCCCCTTTCACCGCTCTTCAGACCTGGTGTGCAAGGTCTGTGCAGGAGGTGATCTCCTTATTGTCCCTTAGGTTTGCTGGGTGACAGCAGACAGTCCCCTCTGATGGACATCTCTTTAGGAGCTCCTGGTACAGTCTCTCCTTCCCTTTAAAGGTGTGTGGAGCCAGTGGGGTGGTTGTATTTGCCTCACAGAGCCCTGACAATGGGTTACCTACAGACACTTCTGGAGGGCTCTAGCTGACCCGAGACAGGGCACAAGCTGCCAGTGCCCCATCCTGCCTCCGTCCTTCCCAGCCTGACCTCCCAGGGTCTTGATTTTCTTCCCCATAGGCAACATCTGACATGGTCCATCAGCTACTGCTCCCCATCCAGCTGGACTCTGTGGGCACTGTGAGGTGGGTACCTGTCTCTGACAGAGGCTTTGATTGTACGAGGCTGCAAACGTCACGTGCGTGCTCCTAACCTGATGATTGAGCTCTCAGGATGAATCCCCTTGTTCTGTAAACCTAATGTTCTCTAATAGTTGGGGAGAGTCTGACTGGAGGTTTCTATGGTTTCCTGGTGGTTGCTAAGGAAAAGGATCTCTCTGCCTCTAGGTCTTGGTGACTTTCTTTTTGCCCTGTCCTAGGCACCAGAGCCCAGCAGAACATAATGCTCGTTGTTTCCCAGCCCACTACAATGGTCAGGGCATAATTTGTGACTCCCGTCACGGCTGGGCTGGGTGCCTGCCACTCTTTTTCTAAGGCGTCTTTGAAGAACGAGACCAAAGAGCCTTCATGCAGGAGTTTGTGTGTTTGCTGCGCTCCCCGCCCCCTCGCTTGCTGTTTCCTTTAGAGCTCCGAGTCATTTTAACGATTTATTTCATGCACTTTACATAGCAAGAAGCTGTAGCAACAGCTGTGTCCGTGAATCCTTACCAGGCAGCCCTCAGTATATTTTAGTCTGTCTGTGTATTGTCCCAGGCACAGTTAAATAAATCTCTGCTGGAGGAAGGGACTTTACAGCTTAGCAGCAAAGGTTGGGCGAATGGGAATATCGACAAGATACTTAGTGAGCTGCTGGATCCTAAATAACAGCGCCTCCGGCATAAAGCTCCGCTCCCACTAGCGCAGCCGGGGGCCGGATCCAGCGCTGTCTCTTTGTTGCTGTCAGCGGGGACCGCGTCTCCCTACGGCGCCCAGTGACAGAGCTATAGCTACAGGATGAGATTTGGACCCAAACCTGCAGACTGGGAAGCGGTTAAAATGCGTCCAGGCCGAATTCTGCTCCTGTCACTCTGCTCTCGATCCGGGTCTAGGCCGTTGAATGTGGTGGGCTCGTTTCCAGCGGTACCGCTCAGGATCTGGGCGATGGGCGGGTTGCCCGAGGCTGTGTGCTTTCGCAGAGAGCTCAGCTGGGTTCTGCCGAGGCTTGCGGCTGCACGCAGCGCCAGGCAGGATTTGGTCCGTCGGAGCATCACAGGATTTGGGCGCAAGTTTACTTTTACGTAGGGGATCAAAGCTGGCCTTTCTCTCGCTCCTGACTTTTCTAAAACATCTGAACAATTTCTTCTTTAACTCTATTAAAATCAATCACTCTTGACATAGAAATTGTGAATTTGATAAATAAAGACAGGTTACAAAATGGCACacggaatgatttttttttttaaagtttttcaacTACTTAGGACAAAAAATGTTACAATGCTTGACTTTTCATTTAgttacataaataattttttataaatatctCTTTATAAACAATATATAAATAGCTTTACAACATAAATACATTTATGCATGACATGAATTTACAAACAGCAATGTTATACAGCTGGCTTCATCAGTCTCTTGGAAAAGCACTGTCCCTTGTCTTGGTGAGTGtttgtatatataatatatataagaTAGagagcactttttaaaaaaataacaaaaccaaaacagctggTGCCATGACTCCTCgtaccaaaaagaaaaacacagccaCATCTTTTGTCCATtccaggggggtctctgctcttcTAGGCGTTGCCTGGGGGATGGCCCTGCCTGGCCACGGTAGGAGAAAATGGACTACAGTTTCAAAGCCCTGTGAGGAATGAGAACAAAAGTGCCTGTTAGTACTTGCCATACAACACCTTGTACCCATCCCAAGCTGGAGCCCCTGGCAGAATGATCCTGGCATAGGGCTTGGGGGTGCTGAAGTCAACAGAAGCTCTCTGAGCTTTTTGCTTGTGCTAAAGCAAGGAAGAAGCTCACCCTTTGCTTTCCGGCTGTTGGGTATTTAGGGGGGAGGCTCAGAGAAGCGTGCTGCTCCTCCTGGCCCTGCTGGGTCTAGCAGAAATCTTTTTTGTCCTGATGAGAATATAATGAGAGAGGATGGGTGCGAGCTGACTGCACAGCGTGTGTGTGTGCTTCTCAGAGCCCTGAGCTGGGCCATTCCTTGGGCGACGTGAGGAGCCTCTACAcgagggagcagaggagcagcacGTGTCCCTCTGGGCAGGGCCATGGACCAGCCTGGGGGTCCTGCGGGCACCGCTGGGCCCTGCTCTTCCcgttgctctgcagagcagcaggatgccTGGATCTGGTCCCCTCTGTGCCCGTTTATGCTACCGCAGGGCCAAGACACGTCCCTGTGCGGGGGCAGCGCCATGCTGTGGGATGAAGAGCAAGCggcctgggctgcagcaggcgaGCGCTTCCCCAGGTGTGAGTTCAGCTGCGTGTCACCTGCTGGCAGGGACCGTGCCAGGGTGGTACCTCCTCCCCCTCATCACTCTCAGCGAGGAGCTGCTGTGCTTCTCCCAGACAGTCACTGCAGGGAAGTGACAACTTCTCCAGCCCATCGGTCCCTAAGCACAGTGGCCCTGGAGCACTGTGGCAGGAGCTTCTCCCAGCTTCTTAGAACTTGCTCGGATGCACAGCCTGAGTTAGGAAAACGCTACCCTTGGCTGTCACCACAACCAGGAGACACATGGGGAAGTTGTGTattgtttttccttaaattaaaagAACTGGAGCATGGCCGAGACAGCTGCCTCACTCATCCTCCCACCACAGGCACGTAGGGGGTACCCTGCCCTCCTAACGCATGTCCGTAGGCCACCTGTGTCTGTCAAGCACAGGGAGCAACCGGGAGCGTATGGCTGCCCCGGAGCTCCTTCTGCAGCCGCCCCGGAGCCGACgggtctggctgagccagggGATCTCTCCCGGGGGTCTCTGGCCGGGCCAGGCCGCCGGGCAGCGGGAGCGTTGCTGGGAGGGCGGGCGGGCAGTTAAACCCTACTCGGTgctcctcctctctgcccagcCGCAACGCCGGGCTGTGCCGCGGCTCCGCGGGGTCGCTACCTGCAATCCTcgggcacggcggggccggggtgtCCCCCCGAGCGGtgtcccgccccgtcccgtcccccccgccccgggcccgccctTACACTCACCGCCAGGGGTCCCTCAGCAGCCGAGGCCGCTCATGGCGCCGATGCGGTCCAGCTTGAGGCCGAAGCAGCCCTTGCCCAGGCTCTTCTTGTGGAGGCCCTTgtggcggcggcccggcgggtCCTGCAGCAGCCGCGCCCAGCCCGCCCGCGGCCGCGCCTCGCCCCGCGTCTCCCGCGCCTCTCGCGGCaccgacccgccgccgccgccgccgcgctccttGTCCCGCTCCTTgtcccgctccgccgccgctTCGGGCGGacccgccgccgctgccgagcCGCGGGAGGCCTGGGGGCGGAGATGGGGGAAGAAAGTCAGagcgccgccgccccccagcgccccccgccgccccccgctcaggacaccccccccaccctcaTCAGGGTAAGGGACCCGCAGCGGGGCCGGTgtctccccgcgcccccccgcgatGCGCACCCGGGGTTGGGGTCTGTGCGCACCCCCTCCCTCAGCAGtgcatccccccctccccagatcCATGCTCCCTGCCTGGGGCCAGAGCATCCCCCTGCCCCGCACCACAGCGGTGCCTTCCAGTCCCACCAGCACTGCCCCAGTCACTGCgtgctccccccctcctccccagatGGGGTCACTGCATCCCCCTAAAAAAAGGGCTGGTGGTGCTGCACAcaccgccccccccaccccccctcccccgataATCTGAAGGGGCCCGAAAACTGTCATGGGATGCAGTGACCTCAGTGAGGTCGATCATGGCGTCCCCCTGCCAGCTTTTGGGCCCCTTCAGATTTCTGGGGGGTATTTCTGCCCCCCAGCCCACCTCCAGGGGAGTGACACTACTCTGAGCAGTcctccctgcacccctgccttCCAGTGTgtccccagcagcggtggggagaTCAGGGCTCCCCTTCCCCACTGCCCCTTCCCCTAATTAATGCTCTCTGGGTCCCCCCACTCCTGCAGTTCTGACCCCTTCTGCATCTCCTTCCTTACtggccacccccccaccccccccatctcCCAGGCCCCCCATCTCTCTCCTTGCTCAGCGCTGCTGCCCACCAAAGCCCTGGGGTTGCTCACCCCCATTCATCTCCTCAACCCCCCCGTATCACCCCTTTCTCTGCAGCCTGCACACCAGTTCCTTACAGGGACactgccagccctgtcccacggctgtcctgggacccccccagtcCATGTCCCCGTCTCTGTGCCCAGCCCTCGGGGCAGTGCCACCCAGTGCCGGTGGCCTCCGGGCCACCCCTCCTCCTCAGCACTGCAGGACACCCAGCTCCCTGGGACACCCCGATTTGGGGTACCCCCTCCCCGGGGGACGCCCCGGGTTCCCCTGCCCGGCCTGTTtgggcagggctgcctggaggaCTCTGCCCTCACACCCTGCCTGTCATGCACCTGCTGCCCATCCTGGTCCGGGTCTGCGCCCCTTCCCCAGTGCCCGGCACAGAGCGGGGTCCCAGGGTGACACCGGGGAGCAGACAGCCGCCCTCCTCGGCCCCGCTCCCGCAGGGTACGGGGCACACAGCgtccccctccagcccctgctTTGGGGCTGACGTCCCCGGGACACGCACGCTttgggacaggctggagaagcagGGGGTCCCCTGGCACTCAAAAAGCCCACAGGGAAGGAGGACCCCACTTTGCACTGACTCCGCTGCCCCAGAGTCACCCCAAGTCTCCCCCCTGTGCCATAAGGACCCTCAGCAGGacggggagaggagggagagccGGGGGCAGCTCCAGCCGTACCTTCTGTGGGAGCTGAGACGCCGGCTTCGCCTCCAGCCTGACGGAGAGCAGAGCGAGTAAAAGTCCACCAGCCAGCAAGGGTGAGATCTGCATCCTGCGAGGCCGAGAGAgatgggggccgggggggcagaggggagccaaggggagccccagggagaggCCGGGACCGACGGGAGTCAAAGTTCAGAGCGGAGCCCTGAGGTCCCTCTTGCCGCCTGCGAAGTGCCGAGCTAGTGAACTTGGGCTTTCTGCTTCATTCATTTTATAACCCAACCTGCTCGGTGATGTCATCTAAACCCAGGTCCAACCCGGCCTCCCACTCCACAATAGCAGGAAtttaaagggggggggtggggggtgtccctcTCCCCTGGCAGGAACAAATGACACATCAGCCCAAGGCAACCGGCTCCAGGACTTGAGAGCAGAAAGGGTAATCGGGGGGCATTTGGCTTCATGGCCCCCCCTCAAGTACCCCGGACCCCCCTGCAAGCTGTCTGCCCTCCCCTTGCCCACAGCCCCTCCACTCCCCCCCACttccccagtgaccccccccgTGGAAGAACACGGGCTAGCCTGGGGTGGCTGTTGGGGGGTCCTGGCAAGGGGTGAAGCCTAAAAGACAGGAACGAATGCAAAAGGCACTTTTTTTGCATCCAGAATTAAATCAGAACCTGTTCATCCCCCGACTTCTCTCCCAGGTCCCTTCTTGGCAGGAGGGGGGACACTGCTCTCCCTggcagggacactggggacacaggggatgTGGGGGGCAGTGGCACTGCTTAAGGGCACCTAGGTGGGTCCCTCAGCTGTGAGGGGGTGACTCGCTGCCTCTGCTCTCCTTGGAGGAGGGGCTGGATGGTGTCCTTGGCTCTGGAGATGGGGCTTTTCACACCCTGAGGGTGTCTTCTGCAGGGCACAGTCAGCGTCACAGGGTCCCTGCTGGGGACAGGACCCCAGGGGCTGACCCAGGCTGTGCAACCTGGCCTCCTCTGACCTGCTCCTGGAGCTGGAGGGTGCAGGAGGGGGGTGTGATCTCAGGATTAACCCCAGAGACTTGCAGGGGCTCTGGAGACACAGTgggggctcccccctgccctcaccCTTCCTCTTCAGCAGTTGGGAGGGCAGGATTTGTGCTGATGCTGGTGTGTCTGGCaccaggcagctctggggctcTGGTTGTTTTTTGTGGATGGGGCTGGGCACCATCCCTGGCAACCCAGCTTGGGGGGATGCTCTTTCTGGGATCAGAATGGAGAAAAgacaccccccaccaccacccccaccccccacccccctttgcAGAAGTATGCAGGGCTGCATTGCACCAGGCTGGATTTGCACCCCAAATCCCTTTCCTGGGACCATGGAAATTCTCTCTgctcttcccccttttccccaggGTCAGCTCCAGGCTggtcccttcctcctgctccttttcttgctctttctggGTTCTGCTTCTCCCCAaacccctgcagagctgctgctgccggggGGCCATGGCTCTCTGGGGGTCCGTGGTTTCCCTGCTCTGGAACAGGGAGATGTTtcctcctccacagcccaggCTACTGGGCACGGGACACTTCAAAGGAGAGATTGGCTTTTCAGTTCCATGTGAACAGGAGCTGGAAGGAGAAGGTCTCGGTGGTTTTTCCATCGTGCCTGCCAGGTGGAGACAACTTGGACTTTTTGGAGTGTAAAGTTGTGCTTGGGCATTTGTCTGCGTGCAGGCAGTGCGAGGCGATGGAGTCGGGAGTAGAGCTGACCCCGGGTGCCAGggagctgtgggtgcaggtgagaagcagagagaggccCCTTCTCTCGGGGTTCAGCTCTCATCCCACTCAAAGCATAGCTGAGATGTGACACCCCATGCTGGGGTGCAAGGAGGGGGGCTATGCAGCACTGCCCCTCTCAGCAGGGATTGTGCAGGGGAaaggggagcagcaggcagcagagccctgcGTCTCCACAACCTGGGGGTGTCGGGGTGCCTGAGGTCACCAGCGGCACGACAGTGACACAGGGTCCTGCCAtcactgtcctggctgtgctggctcctgCCCTGATGctgcgggcagccctgccccacagctTCTCCCTGGGGGACCCGGGATGGGGAAGGAGATGGGGCGGGTGGCTGAGGGAAATGTCACGGTGTGGGGAGGAAGGGCTGCCTTGCTTGCCACCAGCCCCCCGCACGCTGTGGGACGTGGGGTTGGGAGCCATATcggagcttctccaccagcccctCGCCACAGAGTATTAGAGCATTGCCACAAATGCCACAACGCGGTCAGGTCTCAGCCAGCGCCTGCCTGCAGGAGGCTCGTCCCGTGCCCTCGGCTTTCACCAGAGTGGTTTTCATTAGTGTGTTTTCTTTGTCACACTGTGCAGAGCCtcgggtttggggggggctgtgctTTATAAATCCAATTAGTCTTGTTATTCAAATTACTCTGCCTTTTCTGCTGAAAGTTGCTGGAGTCAGAACCGGGCGCACAAAAAGCCTTTCCCTTAACTCAAACCAGATCGGATCCACCCGGGTGGCAAAAGCTCAGAGGTGGGGAGAAGAGGTGGGCAGGAAGGGGTTAAGAGCACAAACCCCTTTTGCTTCACGGGATGGGGGCCTGAAAGCTTTTAACCCTTAAAGGGATGTGCCTGCATTAGTCCACGGTCCTGCAGGATGCTTGCCCAGGCTGAGAACTGACAGACTTGGGGCACATGTGGAAGCTTAGAGTGAGGTGGAGAGGGTTATGCTCACTGGGGGCTTTCTCCGGGAGCTGGAGAGCAAAGGGGATCCTGCACAGCAGGACAAGGAGGGATGGAGACCCACGGGGAGGGCTGAAGGGGGTGACACCCCTCCCCATTGCACCTAGGAGCCCCACGAGAGCTGTGGGGAGAGAGGAGCTCCAGGGCTGGTCTGGCCCTAAGGAATGCCAGTGTTGAACCAGGGGTTATGGGGAGACAGGCTGCGGTGCATTTGGTGACGGGGTGGCTCGGGTGACCTAAGAAAGGATTGAAAATCCATATTTGACTGCTCTTCATGTCACATAAAGTCCCTAACACCCTTTCCCGCGTGACAGCGGGCTAACGGCTGTTCAGAGGTGTCCGTATGGTGGCTGCGGTGCTGGctctgcccagcctggatttAGCCTCTCACCCCTTTGGGTGCTGCTGGGCATCACCCGACACCAGGACATGCCCTGTTCTCCAGAAAGCCCCGCTCCCAGGGTGGGGTGGGAAGATGCGTGTGCTGGAAACTACCCAAAAGCGGAGAACATTGATACTGTAGGGCTAAAAATGGGGAGAGACTGCAGAGGCTTACCAAAGtgggggtgaaaagggggagTGTTGGGGTGtagagagcagggaagggagcAGAGTGGGTGTGTGTGCGAGGGTCCCCGTGCCTGAGGATGGAGAGGGATTCATCAAAGTGTGACCGGTGCCAGCATGATTTGGAGGGTGGGAGGAGACGGGTCATGGGGGTACGTGTGACAGCAGCACTGGGTGTTTCGACCCCATCACAAGGAAGGGGTGAGCAATGCCTGCGGGTGAGGCTGGATCCTGCCGGGCAGTGCTGGGGCCCCAGCTTTCTCGGCTGAAGTTAAGAGCCAGGTTCTGGGCACTTTCCAGAGGATGGTCCCGAGAAGGTTTACAGGACAGAAATGTGGACTCTAGCCTGAAGAAAGCTGTGCCACCGCAGCAGTGAACAGCCAGCTATctatcccctttttcttccacTCTCTCTTCATTAAGGAGTATGTTTCTATATTGATTTGGGGAAATTGCTGCCCAGATTTATGTCTTTTCTGCTGCCATGGGCCAGGCAGCATTTCCCGATGGAGCAGTGGATAACTATAGTGTGAGGATTTCCAGCTGATGCTGCATGAGGGCCAGTTGTCCCTTTGCAGAAAGAGACATCAGAAGGCTTTGTGCATGTGATGGAGATGCTGGAGTGGCCAAAGTTTTCCCACAACCAGTGGCCAACCTGAAGAGCTGTTGGTTAAGCACCATCCCAAAGTCCCTCAGTAGCTTTGGAACAAGCCTCAAAAAGTTGTTGCTCTCTGCTAGTCCTGCCCATGTTGCTCGGtacctgcctggggcagggccaGCGGAGAGGAGCAGGGACAGACCAGGTACAAGGATGGAGGAGCTATTTCCCCTCCAGCACAGCCACCAGCTACCAGCCCCCAGTAACAAGATGCTTGCTGGTGTTTGCCAAGATAAAGCTATCAAGGGTTTGGCATGGCACAACGGGAGCTTTttacaatttactttttttgtttgttttttcaggttttagaGTACATTTCTAAGGGTCTGGTGATAGCAGGCTCAGTGAAAAGCAGTTCTGGGGAGGGATTTCGATTTTGGCTGCAGGGACGGATGAGCAGCCACTGGTGCATGTGGTGGCAGGGGACCATCTGGTCCCACCACTGTGGCAGGACACAGCAGGTGATATGAATCACCTTCAAAGGAAGCAAGCTTTTCTGGAGAATAACCCTATAGCCTCCGAGGACCGGAGCATCAGCTGGGGGCTCGGATGTGGCCCCATGGCC contains the following coding sequences:
- the NPPC gene encoding C-type natriuretic peptide; the protein is MQISPLLAGGLLLALLSVRLEAKPASQLPQKASRGSAAAAGPPEAAAERDKERDKERGGGGGGSVPREARETRGEARPRAGWARLLQDPPGRRHKGLHKKSLGKGCFGLKLDRIGAMSGLGC